One genomic segment of Brassica napus cultivar Da-Ae chromosome A3, Da-Ae, whole genome shotgun sequence includes these proteins:
- the LOC111215672 gene encoding probable NAD(P)H dehydrogenase (quinone) FQR1-like 2, whose protein sequence is MGKGGGCVPSKKKKPSSLAATTTTGDGIDDDGAANAPIPIEDDQTTNTAGTTTPSITARTIAPPLKIFVVFYSMYGHVESLAKRMKKGADGVEGVEARLYRVPETLSQEVVEQMKAPAKDTEIPEITAAELAEADGFLFGFPTRYGCMAAQMKAFFDSTGQLWKEQTLAGKPAGFFVSTGTQGGGQETTAWTAITQLVHHGMLFVPIGYTFGAGMFKMDSIRGGSPYGAGVFAGDGSREATETELALAEHQGNYMAAIVKRLAQP, encoded by the exons ATGGGGAAAGGAGGCGGATGCGTTCccagcaagaagaagaagccgtCCTCTCtcgccgccaccaccaccaccggcgATGGAATCGACGACGACGGCGCCGCCAATGCTCCGATCCCAATCGAGGACGATCAGACGACGAACACCGCCGGAACAACGACCCCATCGATCACGGCGAGGACGATCGCTCCGCCGCTCAAGATCTTCGTCGTGTTCTACTCGATGTACGGACACGTGGAGAGCTTAGCTAAGAGGATGAAGAAGGGAGCGGACGGCGTGGAAGGGGTGGAGGCGAGGCTGTACAGAGTGCCGGAGACGCTTTCTCAGGAGGTCGTCGAGCAGATGAAGGCGCCGGCGAAGGATACGGAGATCCCGGAGATAACGGCGGCGGAGCTGGCGGAGGCTGATGGGTTTCTGTTCGGGTTTCCGACGAGGTACGGGTGTATGGCGGCGCAGATGAAGGCGTTCTTTGACTCGACGGGGCAGCTGTGGAAGGAGCAGACGCTCGCCGGGAAGCCGGCTGGGTTCTTTGTGAGTACGGGGACTCAGGGAGGTGGACAAGAGACCACTGC ATGGACAGCAATAACACAGCTGGTGCACCACGGGATGCTATTCGTCCCCATAGGCTACACATTTGGAGCAGGAATGTTCAAGATGGACTCGATCCGTGGAGGCTCACCTTATGGAGCGGGTGTGTTCGCTGGTGATGGCTCAAGAGAAGCTACGGAGACAGAGTTGGCTCTTGCTGAACATCAAGGAAACTACATGGCTGCAATTGTCAAGAGACTTGCACAACCTTGA
- the LOC111215671 gene encoding BES1/BZR1 homolog protein 2-like has product MAAGGGGGGGSSSGRTPTWKERENNKRRERRRRAITAKIYSGLRGQGNYKLPKHCDNNEVLKALCLEAGWIVEDDGTTYRKGSKPIASDMLGTPTTFSTNSSIQASPQSSAFPSPAPSYHGSPVSSSFPSPSRYDGNPSSYLLLPFLHNIASSIPANLPPLRTSNSAPVTPPLSSPTSRGSKRKLMTQQLPRHPLLFAISAPSSPTRRAGHQTPPTIPECDESEESSFEDSGRWINFQSTAPSSPTFNLVKQTSMVIDMKRSDWGMSGMNINGSEFVFENGTVKPWEGEMIHEVAVEDLELTLGGTKTR; this is encoded by the exons ATGGcggcaggaggaggaggaggaggaggatcatCGTCTGGACGAACTCCAACGTGGAAGGAGAGGGAGAACAataagaggagagagaggagaagaagagccATCACGGCAAAGATTTACTCTGGTCTCAGGGGACAAGGTAACTACAAGCTTCCTAAGCACTGCGATAACAACGAGGTTCTTAAAGCTCTTTGTCTCGAAGCTGGTTGGATCGTCGAAGACGATGGCACCACTTATCGCAAG GGGTCTAAGCCAATAGCTTCAGACATGTTAGGAACTCCGACAACATTCAGCACAAACTCTTCAATCCAAGCAAGTCCACAATCATCTGCTTTCCCAAGCCCTGCACCTTCTTACCATGGAAGTCCCGTCTCATCTTCCTTCCCTAGCCCATCTCGTTACGACGGTAACCCTTCCTCGTACCTTCTACTCCCTTTCCTACACAACATCGCTTCTTCCATTCCAGCAAACCTTCCTCCTCTTAGAACATCAAACAGTGCTCCTGTAACTCCGCCTCTGTCCTCTCCTACTTCTCGTGGTTCGAAGAGGAAACTCATGACGCAACAGTTACCGAGACATCCGCTTCTTTTCGCTATCTCAGCTCCATCTAGCCCTACACGCCGTGCTGGTCACCAGACACCGCCTACTATACCGGAGTGTGACGAGTCCGAGGAGAGTTCGTTCGAGGATTCAGGAAGGTGGATTAATTTTCAATCTACAGCTCCTAGCTCACCAACGTTTAATCTAGTGAAGCAAACATCTATGGTTATTGACATGAAGAGATCAGACTGGGGGATGTCAGGAATGAATATTAACGGTTCAGAGTTTGTGTTTGAGAATGGAACTGTTAAGCCATGGGAAGGTGAAATGATTCATGAAGTTGCCGTAGAAGATCTTGAGCTAACTCTCGGTGGCACTAAAACACGATGA